In Hwangdonia lutea, a single window of DNA contains:
- the tuf gene encoding elongation factor Tu, with the protein MAKATFDRSKPHLNIGTIGHVDHGKTTLTAAITKVLADAGFSEARSFDQIDNAPEEKERGITINTSHVEYQTENRHYAHVDCPGHADYVKNMVTGAAQMDGAILVVAATDGPMPQTREHILLGRQVGIPRIVVFMNKVDMVDDEELLELVDMEIRDLLSFYEYDGDNGPVISGSALGALNGEQKWVDTVLELMKACDDWIEEPVRDMDKPFLMPIEDVFSITGRGTVATGRIETGVANTGDPVEIIGMGAEKLTSTITGIEMFRQILDRGEAGDNAGILLRGIEKTQISRGMVITKPGSVTPHKNFKAEVYILKKEEGGRHTPFHNNYRPQFYVRTTDVTGNIALPDGVEMVMPGDNLTITVELIQPIAMNVGLRFAIREGGRTVGAGQVTEILD; encoded by the coding sequence ATGGCAAAGGCAACTTTCGATCGTTCAAAACCACACTTAAATATTGGTACAATTGGACACGTAGATCACGGTAAAACAACTTTAACTGCTGCTATTACTAAAGTATTAGCTGATGCAGGTTTCTCAGAAGCGAGATCATTTGATCAAATTGATAACGCACCAGAAGAAAAAGAAAGAGGTATCACAATTAATACTTCACACGTAGAATATCAAACAGAAAATCGTCACTACGCACACGTTGACTGTCCAGGTCACGCCGATTACGTAAAAAACATGGTAACAGGTGCGGCACAAATGGATGGCGCTATTTTAGTAGTAGCTGCTACTGATGGGCCTATGCCACAAACTCGTGAGCATATCTTATTAGGACGTCAGGTAGGGATTCCTCGTATTGTTGTATTCATGAATAAAGTGGATATGGTTGATGATGAAGAATTACTTGAATTAGTAGATATGGAAATCAGAGACTTATTATCATTCTATGAGTACGATGGAGATAATGGTCCTGTAATTTCTGGTTCTGCTCTAGGTGCACTTAACGGTGAGCAAAAATGGGTAGATACTGTATTGGAATTAATGAAAGCATGTGATGATTGGATTGAAGAGCCTGTACGTGATATGGACAAGCCTTTCTTAATGCCTATTGAAGATGTATTCTCAATTACAGGACGTGGTACCGTTGCAACTGGTCGTATTGAGACTGGTGTTGCCAACACTGGAGATCCTGTAGAGATTATTGGTATGGGTGCTGAGAAATTAACATCTACCATTACAGGTATTGAAATGTTCCGTCAAATATTAGATAGAGGTGAAGCTGGAGATAACGCAGGTATCCTATTAAGAGGTATTGAAAAAACTCAAATCTCTAGAGGTATGGTAATTACAAAACCTGGTTCTGTAACACCACACAAAAACTTTAAAGCTGAGGTTTATATCCTTAAGAAAGAAGAAGGTGGGCGTCACACCCCATTCCACAACAACTACCGTCCGCAGTTCTACGTTCGTACAACTGACGTAACTGGAAACATTGCGCTTCCTGATGGTGTTGAAATGGTTATGCCTGGAGACAACTTAACTATTACTGTTGAATTAATCCAACCAATTGCAATGAACGTAGGTTTACGTTTCGCAATTCGTGAAGGTGGTAGAACAGTAGGTGCAGGTCAAGTAACTGAAATTTTAGACTAA